A genome region from Primulina eburnea isolate SZY01 chromosome 9, ASM2296580v1, whole genome shotgun sequence includes the following:
- the LOC140841404 gene encoding zeta-carotene desaturase, chloroplastic/chromoplastic — translation MAASASLCFPAYSNRGGLAGFSSGRRVSTQMTPRGLTVRSDLESNVSDMSVNAPKGLFPPEPEHYRGPKLKVAIIGAGLAGMSTAVELLDQGHEVDIYESRSFIGGKVGSFVDRKGNHIEMGLHVFFGCYNNLFRLMKKVGADKNLLVKEHSHTFVNKGGEIGELDFRFPVGAPLHGIRAFLTTNQLKTYDKARNAVALALSPVVRALVDPNGAMNDIRNLDNISFSDWFLSKGGTRMSIQRMWDPVAYALGFIDCDNISARCMLTIFSLFATKTEASLLRMLKGSPDVYLSGPIKKYIMDKGGRFHLRWGCREVLYDSLPDGGVYVTGLAVSKATQKKIVKADAYVAACDVPGIKRLVPRNWREWEFFDNIFKLVGVPVVTVQLRYNGWVTELRDLERARQLRQAAGLDNLLYTPDADFSCFADLALTSPEDYYLEGQGSLLQCVLTPGDPYMPLLNDEIIRRVSKQVLSLFPSSQGLEVTWSSVVKIGQSLYREGPGKDPFRPDQKTPVKNFFLAGSFTKQDYIDSMEGATLSGRQASAYICGAGEELTALRKAIAVVEMEKAGAATITSDELTLA, via the exons ATGGCTGCTTCTGCTTCTCTTTGTTTCCCGGCCTACAGCAACCGAGGTGGGCTTGCGGGATTCAGCAGTGGCCGCCGTGTGTCGACTCAGATGACGCCTCGGGGACTCACAGTTCGTTCGGATTTGGAGTCGAATGTCTCTGACATGAGTGTAAATG CCCCAAAGGGTTTGTTTCCACCGGAACCAGAACACTATCGTGGACCCAAGCTGAAGGTGGCCATCATTGGAGCTGGGCTCGCAGGCATGTCCACGGCAGTCGAGCTTCTGGATCAAGGCCACGAG GTTGATATCTATGAATCGAGGTCATTCATTGGTGGAAAAGTAGGTTCCTTCGTTGACAGGAAGGGAAATCACATTGAGATGGGGCTGCATGTTTTTTTTGGTTGCTATAATAATCTCTTTCGCTTGATGAAAAAg GTGGGCGCTGATAAAAATCTCCTTGTGAAGGAGCATTCTCACACTTTTGTTAACAAAGGGGGTGAAATTGGCG AACTTGATTTTCGTTTTCCGGTCGGAGCACCACTACATGGAATCCGTGCATTTCTGACAACAAATCAGCTCAAG ACTTATGATAAAGCAAGAAACGCTGTGGCTCTTGCTCTTAGTCCCGTTGTGAGGGCCCTTGTTGATCCCAATGGAGCAATGAATGACATACGTAACCTGGATAAT ATAAGCTTCTCTGATTGGTTCTTGTCCAAAGGAGGGACACGCATGAGTATCCAGAGGATGTGGGATCCTGTTGCTTATGCTTTGGGTTTCATCGACTGTGATAATATTAGTGCTCGTTGTATGCTGACTATATTCTCCCTTTTTGCTACTAAGACCGAGGCTTCCCTACTACGCATGCTTAAAGGTTCCCCAGACGTTTATTTGAGTGGCCCCATCAAAAAGTATATCATGGACAAGGGAGGAAG GTTCCATCTAAGATGGGGGTGCAGGGAAGTTCTTTATGATAGTTTGCCTGATGGAGGTGTCTATGTAACAGGCCTTGCTGTGTCTAAG GCTACTCAAAAGAAAATTGTAAAAGCTGATGCTTATGTTGCAG CTTGTGATGTCCCTGGAATTAAAAGATTAGTTCCTCGGAATTGGAGGGAATGGGAATTCTTTGATAATATCTTTAAACTGGTTGGAGTGCCTGTCGTCACAGTTCAGCTTCGATATAATGGATGGGTTACAGAGTTGAGGGACTTGGAACGTGCAAG GCAACTAAGGCAAGCAGCAGGATTGGACAATCTCCTTTACACTCCAGATGCAGACTTCTCTTGCTTTGCAGACCTTGCACTCACATCTCCTGAAGATTATTATCTTGAGGGCCAAGGATCGTTGCTCCA ATGTGTGCTCACACCTGGGGATCCTTACATGCCCCTGCTAAATGATGAAATTATAAGAAGGGTTTCAAAGCAG GTTTTGTCTCTTTTTCCATCTTCCCAAGGTCTCGAAGTCACGTGGTCATCAGTAGTCAAAATTGGACAGTCTTTATATCGTGAAGGACCCGGTAAAGATCCATTCAGGCCTGACCAGAAGACTCCAGTAAAAAACTTCTTCCTCGCTGGCTCCTTCACAAAACAG GATTACATAGACAGCATGGAAGGAGCCACCTTGTCTGGCAGACAAGCTTCTGCTTATATATGCGGTGCCGGGGAAGAGTTGACAGCATTACGAAAGGCTATTGCCGTCGTCGAAATGGAAAAGGCTGGAGCTGCTACTATTACATCTGATGAGTTGACCCTTGCATAA